A window of Ignavibacterium sp. contains these coding sequences:
- a CDS encoding polyprenyl synthetase family protein — translation MKKFNPLKYAALYEEERKKIDKMLASSLKKRKPKSLYEPASYILQSSGKRLRPLLVLLSAKAAGGKFKDVYNAAVAVEIMHNFTLVHDDIMDNADLRRGNQTLHKKYDLNTAILAGDSLLSIAYEFLLKDCNGNTKAAVSAFTQGLIEVCEGQSMDTDFETRNDVQLKEYIVMITKKTAAMAKMCCELGAILVDGKKSDIKSLSNYGLNLGIAFQIQDDLLDIIGEVDKFGKTVGGDLIAGKKTFLFIKAFEKAEGQDKIDLQKMMDNKGIKPEEVQHYKNIFEKLGVLEDAKNEIRKYTNRALSSIDMISKKSETGIFHWLADSLIKRNR, via the coding sequence TTGAAAAAATTTAATCCGTTAAAGTACGCAGCACTTTATGAAGAAGAGAGAAAGAAAATTGATAAAATGCTGGCTTCTTCATTAAAGAAAAGAAAACCAAAATCTCTTTATGAACCTGCATCTTATATTTTACAAAGTAGTGGCAAAAGACTAAGACCTTTACTGGTTTTACTTTCTGCAAAAGCAGCCGGTGGAAAATTTAAAGATGTTTATAATGCTGCAGTTGCCGTCGAGATAATGCACAACTTTACACTTGTTCACGATGATATAATGGATAACGCAGACTTAAGAAGAGGCAATCAAACTCTGCATAAAAAATATGATTTGAACACAGCAATACTTGCAGGTGATAGTCTTCTCTCAATTGCCTATGAATTTCTATTGAAAGATTGTAACGGAAATACTAAAGCCGCAGTAAGTGCGTTCACTCAAGGTTTGATTGAAGTTTGTGAAGGTCAGAGTATGGATACAGATTTTGAAACAAGAAATGATGTTCAGCTTAAAGAATACATTGTAATGATTACCAAGAAAACTGCTGCGATGGCTAAAATGTGTTGTGAGCTTGGTGCAATTTTAGTTGATGGAAAAAAGTCAGACATCAAATCACTCTCAAATTATGGACTGAATCTCGGAATTGCTTTTCAGATTCAGGATGATTTGCTTGACATCATTGGTGAGGTAGACAAATTCGGTAAAACTGTTGGTGGTGATTTAATTGCCGGTAAAAAAACTTTTCTCTTTATAAAAGCATTTGAAAAAGCTGAAGGACAGGATAAAATTGATTTACAAAAAATGATGGACAATAAAGGTATCAAACCCGAAGAAGTTCAGCATTACAAAAATATTTTTGAAAAACTTGGAGTTCTTGAAGATGCTAAGAATGAAATCAGAAAATACACGAACAGAGCATTGTCATCTATTGATATGATTTCAAAAAAATCAGAAACAGGAATTTTTCACTGGTTAGCAGATTCACTAATTAAAAGAAACAGATGA
- the fni gene encoding type 2 isopentenyl-diphosphate Delta-isomerase gives MSESASNTSQRKSEHIRLCLTNEVSFRQKTNGFENYEFIHSAVTEVDINKISFQKKLFGKKINYPFLISCMTGGTTEAENINSMLAEVAEEIKIPIGVGSQRQALENAYFHNTYKVIRSKAKDVPVLGNIGAAQLVHLNVKEIQKLVDMLDADAFVVHLNPLQELLQPEGEPYFVGLLKKLESVCKKLSVPVIAKEVGSGIDKISAKKLLDVGVKGIDVAGAGGTSWAGVELIRKNEIENPFWDWGLPTAYCIRTVNELKKNYNFLLIGSGGINSASEMAKAFSLGADLTASARIVLQKLMSEGQEQVKLMIESWFKYLREVMFLTNSQKLSDLQKNKIQKKELLT, from the coding sequence ATGAGTGAGTCGGCTTCAAATACTTCTCAACGAAAATCTGAACACATCCGTTTGTGTCTGACTAACGAAGTTTCTTTCAGACAGAAAACAAATGGATTTGAAAATTATGAGTTCATTCATTCCGCAGTAACTGAAGTTGATATAAATAAAATTTCATTTCAAAAAAAACTTTTTGGTAAGAAAATAAATTATCCTTTTCTTATTTCCTGTATGACCGGCGGAACAACTGAAGCAGAAAATATAAATAGTATGCTTGCTGAAGTTGCTGAAGAGATAAAAATTCCGATTGGAGTCGGAAGTCAGAGACAGGCACTTGAGAATGCATATTTTCATAACACTTACAAAGTAATTCGCAGCAAAGCTAAAGATGTTCCTGTGTTGGGGAACATCGGAGCAGCTCAACTTGTTCATCTGAATGTTAAAGAAATTCAGAAACTTGTTGATATGCTTGATGCCGATGCATTTGTTGTTCATCTGAATCCTTTACAGGAATTACTTCAACCTGAAGGTGAACCTTATTTTGTTGGCTTATTAAAAAAGTTGGAATCTGTTTGTAAAAAACTTTCAGTGCCTGTGATAGCAAAAGAAGTCGGCTCAGGAATAGATAAAATCTCTGCCAAAAAATTACTTGATGTTGGTGTAAAAGGTATTGATGTTGCGGGTGCTGGTGGAACAAGTTGGGCCGGAGTTGAACTTATCCGAAAGAATGAAATTGAAAATCCTTTTTGGGATTGGGGACTTCCGACAGCTTATTGCATTAGAACAGTAAATGAATTAAAAAAGAATTATAATTTCCTGTTAATTGGCTCTGGTGGCATTAATAGTGCATCAGAAATGGCTAAAGCTTTTTCGCTTGGAGCAGATTTAACAGCTTCTGCAAGAATAGTGCTGCAAAAATTAATGAGTGAAGGTCAGGAACAGGTTAAACTAATGATTGAAAGTTGGTTTAAATATCTTCGCGAAGTAATGTTTCTTACCAATTCGCAGAAATTATCCGATTTGCAAAAAAATAAAATTCAAAAAAAGGAATTACTGACTTGA
- a CDS encoding restriction endonuclease subunit S, with the protein MNKKTKNNSQQIPTGFKQTDIGLIPEDWELKKLSEASEIIMGQSPPSSTYNSEGNGLPFYQGKADFGNVYPTPRIWCTSPAKIAEKNDILISVRAPVGPTNLSFEKSGIGRGLSAIRTRENHYLYLYYYLNKIEKVIEKLGTGSTFKAINKSQLYNIEIPLPPLPEQKKIAYVLSKIQQAIEVQEKIIKTTQELKKALMQKLFTEGLYGEPQKQTEIGPIPESWEVKEMSEITKITSGGTPSRKIPKYYTGENLWVKSGELEDNIIEDTEEKITDEAIANSSAKIFPQDTILIAMYGATVGKTAILKKKSTTNQAVCAILPNYDLFDPEFLRHYFITIRDKFLSQRYGGAQPNISQTIIKNTKVPIPSITEQKEISKIFKNLDLKIVLQNNHLSILKEFFHTTLNQLMTGQIRVKDIEFKIEETQLSLLEKGQRDV; encoded by the coding sequence ATGAATAAGAAAACAAAAAATAACTCACAACAAATCCCAACCGGCTTTAAGCAAACCGATATTGGTTTAATCCCTGAAGATTGGGAGTTGAAAAAATTAAGTGAAGCTTCGGAAATCATAATGGGGCAATCTCCACCTTCCAGCACATATAATTCTGAAGGTAATGGATTACCTTTTTATCAAGGGAAGGCTGATTTTGGGAATGTGTATCCTACTCCGAGAATTTGGTGTACCTCACCTGCAAAGATCGCTGAAAAAAATGACATATTGATTTCTGTTAGAGCACCTGTTGGTCCAACCAATTTGTCGTTTGAAAAAAGTGGGATTGGTCGTGGCTTATCGGCTATCCGAACAAGAGAGAATCACTATCTTTATCTTTATTATTATCTAAATAAAATTGAAAAAGTAATTGAGAAGCTTGGGACTGGAAGTACTTTCAAAGCGATAAATAAAAGTCAGTTATACAATATTGAAATTCCTCTCCCTCCTCTTCCCGAGCAAAAAAAAATTGCTTATGTGCTTTCGAAAATACAGCAGGCAATTGAGGTGCAGGAGAAAATAATTAAAACCACTCAGGAGCTTAAAAAAGCTTTAATGCAAAAACTCTTTACCGAAGGGCTCTACGGCGAACCACAAAAACAAACAGAGATTGGTCCCATCCCAGAAAGTTGGGAAGTTAAGGAAATGAGTGAAATAACAAAGATAACAAGTGGAGGGACACCAAGTAGAAAAATTCCTAAATATTATACGGGTGAGAATTTATGGGTAAAATCAGGTGAATTAGAAGATAATATAATAGAAGATACAGAAGAGAAAATTACAGATGAAGCTATAGCAAATTCATCCGCAAAAATTTTTCCACAAGATACAATACTTATAGCAATGTATGGTGCAACAGTTGGTAAAACCGCTATTCTTAAGAAAAAATCTACAACGAATCAAGCTGTATGTGCGATATTACCTAACTATGACCTCTTCGATCCTGAATTTCTTAGACATTATTTTATTACAATTAGAGATAAATTTCTTAGCCAAAGGTATGGAGGTGCACAACCTAATATTAGTCAGACTATAATCAAGAATACAAAGGTTCCAATTCCATCGATTACCGAACAAAAAGAAATATCTAAAATATTTAAAAATTTAGATCTCAAAATAGTCCTACAAAATAATCATCTCAGTATTCTAAAAGAGTTTTTTCATACTACCTTAAATCAATTAATGACTGGTCAAATTCGAGTTAAAGATATTGAATTCAAAATAGAGGAAACGCAGCTATCCCTTCTTGAGAAGGGACAAAGGGATGTGTAA
- the ptsP gene encoding phosphoenolpyruvate--protein phosphotransferase, translating into MKSFKEIISKAQNKIPGIAAAPGIVIGKAYLFTKEKIEISKAPITDIDEAIKNLNEALAQSKKELQKIFQIAKEKMDDTRAGIFEAHLMILDDPVLLKTIEERIKKEKVQPEFIVADEISKYQELMIISNESYMKERAQDIEDIKNRIIRNLQKKRLHSKIEDGVIVVSETLTPADTLLFSKHNSLGFVTDHGGLTSHAAIISRSLNIPAVVGTHNATQIIKDGSIIIVDGFHGYVFYEPTEEQINFYSEKQKRLFELQKGLEEYKDKEAITSDGKKISVEANVDVSGEIDIVISSGANGIGLYRSEQILDELGEFPNEEEQTTIYTKLASRMYPLFCTIRAFDIGGDKFRFQEYKEPNPFLGLRGIRFLLENEALFRTQVRAILRASKHKNIRLMLPMVSTIDEIWRSKKIIDECKKELRKEKIEFDSKIKIGIMIEVPSAAVMARDFASEVDFFSIGTNDLIQYLMAVDRGNDLVADLYQEFSPVVVRTIHHIVQGAKEFNTPVSLCGEMAADTLAIPLLVGLGLDSLSMSPATILYAKRIISSFAFKKAKAMAEECLTFKTHNEIEERIKKFFEENKIIRTRNII; encoded by the coding sequence ATGAAATCATTTAAAGAAATAATCTCAAAAGCTCAGAATAAAATTCCTGGTATTGCCGCAGCTCCAGGAATTGTAATCGGAAAAGCATATCTCTTCACAAAAGAAAAAATCGAAATCTCAAAAGCTCCTATAACTGATATTGACGAAGCAATAAAAAACCTCAATGAAGCACTCGCACAATCAAAAAAAGAACTACAGAAAATTTTTCAGATTGCAAAAGAAAAAATGGATGATACGAGAGCAGGAATTTTTGAAGCTCATTTGATGATTCTCGATGACCCTGTTCTGCTTAAAACGATTGAAGAAAGAATTAAAAAGGAAAAAGTACAACCTGAGTTTATTGTTGCCGATGAAATATCCAAATATCAGGAATTGATGATTATCTCAAATGAATCATATATGAAAGAAAGGGCGCAGGATATTGAAGACATTAAAAACAGAATAATCAGAAATCTCCAGAAGAAAAGACTTCATTCAAAAATTGAAGACGGTGTAATTGTTGTAAGTGAAACTTTAACTCCAGCCGATACTTTGCTTTTTTCGAAACATAATTCACTTGGATTTGTAACTGATCACGGTGGATTGACTTCACACGCTGCAATAATTTCAAGATCACTTAACATTCCCGCTGTAGTTGGAACTCACAATGCTACACAAATAATTAAAGACGGAAGTATAATTATCGTTGATGGTTTTCACGGTTATGTATTTTATGAACCAACCGAAGAACAAATAAATTTCTATTCTGAAAAACAGAAAAGATTATTTGAATTACAGAAAGGACTTGAAGAATACAAGGACAAAGAAGCAATTACTTCAGACGGCAAGAAAATAAGTGTTGAAGCCAATGTCGATGTAAGCGGTGAAATTGATATAGTAATCTCAAGTGGTGCAAATGGTATCGGGCTTTATCGTTCTGAACAAATTCTTGATGAACTTGGTGAATTTCCGAATGAAGAAGAACAAACAACAATTTATACAAAACTTGCCAGCCGAATGTATCCGCTTTTTTGTACTATCAGAGCATTTGATATTGGCGGAGATAAATTCCGTTTTCAGGAATATAAAGAACCGAATCCATTTCTCGGTTTGCGCGGAATAAGATTCTTACTTGAGAACGAAGCTTTATTCAGAACACAGGTTCGTGCAATACTCAGAGCAAGCAAACACAAAAACATCAGATTGATGTTACCTATGGTTTCCACGATAGATGAGATATGGCGTTCAAAAAAAATTATTGACGAATGTAAGAAAGAACTAAGAAAAGAAAAGATTGAATTCGATAGCAAAATTAAAATCGGAATTATGATTGAAGTTCCATCCGCTGCTGTTATGGCAAGAGATTTTGCAAGTGAAGTAGATTTCTTCAGCATCGGTACAAATGATTTGATTCAATATCTGATGGCTGTTGATCGCGGTAATGATCTTGTTGCTGATCTATATCAGGAATTTTCGCCTGTTGTTGTCAGAACTATTCATCATATTGTTCAAGGTGCAAAAGAGTTTAATACACCAGTAAGTCTTTGTGGCGAAATGGCGGCTGATACACTTGCAATTCCTTTGTTGGTTGGTCTTGGATTGGATTCATTGAGTATGTCACCTGCAACAATTCTTTACGCCAAAAGAATTATCAGTTCCTTCGCATTCAAAAAAGCAAAAGCAATGGCAGAGGAATGTCTGACTTTTAAAACTCATAACGAAATTGAAGAGAGAATTAAAAAATTCTTTGAAGAAAATAAAATTATCAGAACCAGAAACATTATTTAG
- a CDS encoding HPr family phosphocarrier protein, producing MIEKKVKIINKAGLHTRPAATIVKMASKYKCDFYINRDGMSINGKSIIGVMTLAAEMGSELTLVFDGEDEQQAAEEIVSYFERGFDEL from the coding sequence ATGATCGAGAAAAAAGTTAAAATCATTAACAAGGCAGGACTTCATACAAGACCTGCTGCAACAATCGTTAAAATGGCTTCAAAATATAAATGTGATTTTTATATCAATCGTGATGGGATGAGCATCAATGGTAAAAGTATTATTGGAGTAATGACATTAGCTGCTGAAATGGGCTCTGAGCTAACACTTGTATTTGATGGTGAAGACGAACAACAGGCAGCTGAAGAAATTGTTTCATATTTTGAAAGGGGATTTGATGAATTATGA
- a CDS encoding type I restriction-modification system subunit M: MSNNNNSKSLESWIWDAACAIRGAQDAPKYKDFILPLIFVKRLCDVFDDEVQKITDKIGDKKRVLKLIEKDRKLTRFYIPFRPENIDDPTWSVIRKLSTNIGEELTNKLRDIARENPRLQGIIDRVDFNATTHGQRDIDDDKLSNLIEEISKKRLGLKDVEPDIIGRSYEYLIRKFAEGGGQSAGEFYTSKEVGMIIARILDPEPGMEVYDPCCGSAGLLIKCQLVLQEKMELRSKQKYAPLKLYGQEFIGTTWAMANMNMVIHDMEGTIEIGDTMNSPKFKERNKLKKFDLVTANPMWNQDNFNQSTYENDEFERFSAGFPPNGTADWGWVQHILASLKENGRAGIVLDTGAVSRGSGNQSTNREKEIRKWFVEKDLIEGVLYLPENLFYNTSAPGIVLFLNKKKDNLPAGKAGSRKNKILLINASKEFQKGQPKNFIPEENQNKIVDTYLNWKEIEKFSKVIDKDEIVKNDYNLSPTRYIHTAEEETYRPIGEILEDLRELEQEQKEIDRELKNIFKKLGY; the protein is encoded by the coding sequence ATGAGTAATAATAATAATTCTAAATCCCTCGAATCCTGGATTTGGGATGCTGCTTGTGCAATCAGAGGAGCACAAGATGCACCCAAGTACAAAGACTTCATACTACCACTCATTTTTGTAAAACGACTGTGCGATGTATTTGATGATGAAGTTCAGAAAATTACTGATAAGATTGGGGATAAAAAGAGGGTATTAAAACTAATCGAAAAAGACAGAAAGCTTACACGCTTTTATATCCCATTCAGACCTGAAAATATAGATGATCCAACCTGGTCTGTCATTCGTAAACTATCAACTAACATTGGTGAAGAACTAACAAACAAGCTGAGAGATATTGCGAGAGAAAATCCACGTTTGCAGGGAATAATAGATCGTGTTGATTTTAATGCAACCACACACGGACAAAGAGATATTGATGATGATAAACTTAGTAACCTTATTGAAGAAATAAGCAAGAAGAGATTAGGACTCAAAGATGTTGAACCTGATATTATTGGCAGAAGCTACGAATATCTTATAAGAAAATTTGCTGAAGGTGGAGGACAAAGTGCAGGCGAATTCTACACTTCCAAAGAAGTAGGAATGATTATAGCTCGTATACTTGATCCCGAACCCGGAATGGAAGTTTATGATCCTTGCTGTGGGTCTGCAGGATTACTTATTAAATGTCAGTTGGTGCTTCAGGAAAAAATGGAACTTCGGTCAAAACAAAAATATGCACCGTTAAAGTTATATGGTCAGGAATTTATTGGAACTACCTGGGCAATGGCAAATATGAATATGGTTATTCACGATATGGAAGGCACTATTGAAATTGGCGATACAATGAATTCACCAAAGTTTAAAGAAAGAAACAAACTTAAAAAGTTTGATCTGGTTACTGCTAATCCAATGTGGAATCAGGATAATTTTAATCAATCAACTTATGAGAATGATGAATTTGAAAGATTTTCAGCAGGATTTCCTCCAAACGGTACTGCGGACTGGGGATGGGTTCAACATATTCTTGCTTCACTGAAAGAAAATGGAAGAGCAGGAATTGTTTTGGATACTGGTGCTGTATCGAGAGGTTCGGGAAATCAAAGTACTAACAGAGAAAAGGAAATTAGAAAATGGTTTGTTGAAAAGGATTTGATTGAAGGCGTGCTTTACTTACCTGAAAATCTTTTCTACAATACTTCTGCACCGGGAATTGTTTTATTTCTTAACAAGAAAAAAGATAACCTGCCTGCCGGCAAGGCAGGAAGCAGAAAAAATAAAATCCTTTTAATAAATGCTTCCAAAGAATTTCAAAAAGGACAGCCAAAGAATTTCATACCAGAAGAGAACCAAAATAAAATTGTTGATACCTATCTCAATTGGAAGGAGATTGAAAAGTTTAGCAAGGTAATAGACAAAGATGAGATAGTTAAGAATGATTATAATTTATCTCCAACACGATACATACATACAGCGGAAGAAGAAACATACAGACCAATTGGTGAAATACTCGAAGACCTGCGTGAACTTGAGCAAGAACAGAAAGAAATTGATAGAGAATTAAAAAATATTTTTAAAAAATTAGGTTACTAA
- a CDS encoding endonuclease domain-containing protein yields the protein MRRKIILYNPSLKEKARQLRNNSTFTEIMLWQQLKGKQIKGYDFHRQKPLDNYIVDFFCNELMLAIEVDGESHYGNEEHDRMRQKKLEEFGISFLRFDDMEIRHNLDGVIKRIEEWIDEFESKKV from the coding sequence ATGAGAAGGAAAATTATCCTATACAACCCCTCACTAAAAGAAAAAGCCAGACAGTTACGCAACAACAGCACATTTACTGAAATAATGCTCTGGCAGCAGCTGAAAGGCAAACAAATTAAGGGATACGATTTCCATCGGCAAAAACCACTTGACAACTACATAGTAGATTTCTTCTGCAACGAACTTATGCTGGCAATTGAGGTTGATGGTGAAAGTCATTACGGAAATGAAGAACACGATAGAATGCGACAAAAGAAACTGGAAGAATTTGGTATCAGCTTTTTACGTTTTGATGATATGGAAATAAGACATAATCTGGATGGAGTAATAAAACGGATTGAAGAGTGGATTGATGAATTTGAGAGTAAAAAGGTATGA
- a CDS encoding HsdR family type I site-specific deoxyribonuclease has translation MSNSFTEHTTVQKRILEYASQIGWQLLSQAETEKLRHFDTSSTLPAERAKNSYPFLKDFLLQKVMEFNPKYSEKDNNLFSKLNGLRTDIHGNKDFLQYLKGEKTFFSSEDNREYNLKLIDFDNPSNNTYHISEEYYFNNSRYGNREDVVFFINGIPVIFVECKNATKDEALAIGIDQIRRYHRETPGMLIPQQIFTVTEAIGLLYGVTWNTNRKNLFYWKAVKDENEIGNLESKVKTFFDIRSILAFLKNYILFVEKDEELNKFILRQHQVEAVEKVVERALDDEKKRGLVWHTQGSGKTYTIIKSAEILFKHPQADKPTIILLIDRNELEDQMIRNLRSLGIENVKHANSIAAMRDLLREDYRGLILSMIHKFNDMPPDINKRQNIYVLVDEAHRTTSGDLGNYLMAAIPNATLIGFTGTPIDKTAYGRGTFKTFGIDDPKGYLDKYSISASINDGTTLPLYYSLAPNELRVPEEILEKEFLKLAEAEGVSDIEELNKILEKAVQTKNFLKGKRRINKIGKFVAEHYKTYVENLGYKAFLVGVDREACALYKKALDKYLPTEYSQVVYTAGYNDTEELKEYHLDKDEEKTIRKNFAKSGTLPKILIVTEKLLTGYDAPVLYTMYLDKPMRDHTLLQAIARVNRPYEDEEGKKKPFGLVIDFIGIFDKLEKALAFDSDDVKSVIRDLVLLKESFRKHLEKQAPKYLNLIKPPYSDKEVDKLIEHFKSKSKRKEFFKFFKEVEMLYEIISPDAFLRPYMENYKLLTQIYYIVRNAYANKVYVDKEFQRKTIDLVKETVDITNIESVTDAYELDAKTIELIKEGQKPDNVKVINLIKTILRQAEEHSGDLVLISIKDKALAIQENYENRIITTKAALEELEALVKEIINQEEEKKAKGFDDLTFFFSKKLSEYGLSNSDNIAKSFIESFKKYPNWKQSEAETRELRQDLYLNLLSEIDDIDKANQIIDELFNIILKANE, from the coding sequence ATGAGTAATTCATTCACTGAACATACAACAGTTCAAAAAAGAATTTTAGAGTATGCATCTCAGATTGGCTGGCAGCTATTGTCACAAGCCGAAACAGAAAAGTTAAGACACTTTGATACTTCATCAACATTACCAGCAGAAAGAGCTAAAAATTCTTATCCATTCTTAAAAGATTTTTTACTTCAAAAAGTAATGGAGTTTAATCCCAAATACTCGGAAAAAGACAACAACCTTTTTTCAAAACTAAATGGTCTTAGAACCGATATTCACGGCAATAAGGACTTTCTTCAATATCTCAAAGGAGAGAAAACATTCTTCTCTTCAGAGGATAATCGTGAATATAATCTTAAACTTATTGACTTTGACAATCCATCGAACAACACCTATCACATTTCGGAGGAATATTATTTTAACAACAGCAGATATGGAAACAGGGAAGATGTTGTATTCTTCATAAACGGAATACCTGTAATTTTCGTTGAATGTAAAAACGCAACCAAAGATGAAGCTCTTGCAATCGGAATTGATCAGATAAGGCGCTATCATAGAGAAACTCCGGGAATGCTGATTCCTCAGCAGATTTTTACAGTTACAGAGGCAATCGGATTATTGTACGGTGTAACCTGGAATACGAACCGTAAAAATCTCTTCTACTGGAAAGCCGTAAAAGATGAAAATGAGATTGGAAATCTTGAATCAAAAGTAAAGACATTTTTTGATATCAGAAGCATTCTCGCATTTCTTAAAAATTACATATTATTTGTTGAAAAGGATGAAGAGTTAAATAAATTTATTTTGCGTCAGCATCAGGTTGAAGCTGTTGAGAAAGTTGTTGAGAGAGCTTTAGATGATGAAAAGAAAAGAGGATTAGTCTGGCATACTCAGGGTTCAGGTAAAACTTATACTATAATCAAATCAGCGGAGATATTGTTCAAACACCCGCAAGCTGATAAACCAACTATCATTCTACTGATTGACAGAAATGAACTTGAAGATCAGATGATAAGAAATTTGAGAAGTTTAGGAATTGAAAATGTGAAACACGCCAATAGTATTGCTGCAATGAGAGATTTGTTGAGGGAAGATTATCGTGGGTTGATACTCAGTATGATTCATAAGTTCAATGATATGCCACCTGATATCAACAAACGACAAAATATTTATGTTTTAGTGGATGAAGCTCATAGAACAACTTCCGGTGATTTGGGAAATTATCTGATGGCTGCAATTCCAAATGCAACACTGATTGGATTTACAGGGACACCGATAGACAAGACAGCTTATGGCAGAGGAACATTTAAAACTTTTGGAATTGATGATCCGAAAGGTTATCTGGATAAATATTCAATCTCAGCTTCCATAAATGATGGAACAACTTTACCGCTTTATTATTCTCTTGCACCGAATGAATTAAGAGTGCCGGAAGAAATTCTTGAAAAAGAATTCCTGAAACTTGCAGAGGCTGAAGGTGTAAGTGATATTGAAGAATTGAATAAAATTTTGGAAAAAGCTGTTCAGACAAAAAACTTCTTAAAAGGTAAACGAAGGATAAATAAAATTGGAAAGTTTGTTGCAGAGCATTATAAAACTTATGTAGAAAACCTTGGTTACAAAGCATTTTTGGTTGGAGTGGACAGAGAAGCTTGTGCTCTTTACAAAAAAGCATTGGATAAATATTTACCTACGGAATATTCACAAGTTGTTTACACAGCAGGATATAATGACACAGAAGAATTAAAGGAATATCATCTTGACAAGGACGAAGAAAAAACAATTAGAAAAAATTTTGCTAAAAGCGGAACTCTACCTAAAATTTTGATAGTTACAGAAAAACTTCTTACAGGATATGATGCTCCGGTACTTTACACGATGTATTTAGATAAACCGATGAGAGATCACACATTACTTCAGGCAATAGCTAGAGTTAATCGTCCCTATGAAGATGAAGAAGGAAAGAAAAAACCTTTCGGATTGGTAATTGATTTTATTGGAATATTTGATAAGCTGGAAAAAGCCCTTGCATTTGATTCGGATGATGTTAAAAGTGTAATTAGAGATTTAGTCCTATTAAAAGAATCATTCAGAAAACATTTGGAAAAACAAGCACCGAAATATTTAAATCTGATAAAGCCGCCTTACAGTGATAAAGAAGTTGATAAGCTGATTGAACATTTCAAATCAAAATCTAAGCGTAAAGAATTCTTTAAGTTCTTCAAAGAAGTTGAAATGCTCTATGAAATCATTTCACCGGATGCATTTCTAAGACCTTATATGGAAAACTATAAACTTCTTACTCAAATTTATTACATAGTCCGTAATGCTTATGCAAATAAGGTTTATGTCGATAAAGAATTTCAGAGAAAAACAATTGATCTGGTGAAAGAGACGGTTGATATTACAAATATTGAATCCGTTACTGATGCTTACGAATTGGATGCAAAGACGATTGAATTGATTAAGGAAGGTCAGAAACCGGATAATGTTAAAGTAATTAATCTCATCAAAACAATTCTCAGGCAAGCTGAGGAACACAGCGGTGATCTTGTACTTATTTCCATAAAGGATAAAGCGCTGGCAATTCAGGAAAATTATGAGAACAGAATCATTACTACGAAGGCTGCTCTTGAAGAGCTTGAAGCATTAGTTAAAGAAATAATCAATCAGGAAGAAGAAAAAAAAGCTAAAGGTTTTGATGATTTAACATTTTTCTTCTCAAAAAAACTCTCTGAGTATGGATTGAGTAATAGTGATAACATTGCAAAAAGCTTTATTGAGAGCTTTAAAAAATATCCCAACTGGAAACAAAGCGAAGCAGAAACAAGAGAACTTCGTCAGGACTTATATTTAAATCTATTATCTGAGATTGATGATATAGACAAAGCCAATCAAATCATTGATGAACTGTTTAATATAATCTTAAAAGCTAATGAGTAA
- a CDS encoding M48 family metallopeptidase, whose translation MSKWKDKTEFKKEVVKYAVKLDITLKRISIRPMKRKWASCSTDGNLNFNDELINLDKRLGRYVIVHELLHYHYPNHGKLWKSLMRAYLGNYENLEKHLSKLSNRKQE comes from the coding sequence ATGAGTAAATGGAAAGATAAAACTGAGTTTAAGAAAGAAGTGGTAAAGTACGCAGTCAAGTTAGATATTACATTAAAACGTATTTCCATTCGTCCAATGAAACGTAAATGGGCATCCTGCTCAACTGATGGCAACTTAAACTTTAATGATGAATTAATTAATTTGGATAAAAGACTTGGCAGATATGTCATTGTTCACGAGTTATTGCACTATCATTATCCCAATCACGGTAAGCTCTGGAAAAGCTTAATGAGAGCTTATTTGGGGAATTATGAAAATTTAGAAAAACATTTATCAAAACTGTCGAACAGGAAACAAGAATAA